In Brachybacterium fresconis, the genomic stretch ATTGAGCGACGGCGCCAGCCATCTCCCAGCCTCCGATCGCGCATGACGCAGCGGTGATATCTGGAGAACGGCATCTCACGGAGACTCATGCTGCCTCGCCTGACCAGCCCCGCCGCAACCCCTCATCCAGCCACCTCACCGAGCCCCGTGATCCCCCGCACCAACCCGGTGTTGTCGATCGTGACCAGCAGGTCCAACCCCTCATCGGCCAGCGGCGCCGGCGTGGACATAGTGTACGTATTCGAGACCTTCAGGACGGTCGTGATCTCGGGCTGGGCGAGGTCGATTCGCACTAGCAGCCCCGCAGTCGAGACCATCCAGTAGATGGCCGGGTCGGCGGTGGGCACGGGGGAGGAGCCCCAGCTGGCGCTGGATCCGGGGACGAAGGGCAAGGTCTCGGGGCCGTCCTGCCACAGGGTCTCGCCGGTGGCCTCCTCGAGCAGGAGCACGGCGCCGTTCTTGCCGTCGATCACCAGGACCCCGAACTCGCTGATCACGGGTCGCGTGAACTGCACCCGGTGCAGGCCGTCGACGCTCCAGCGCACCTCACCGCTGTCCGCGGACAGCGTGGTCGCGCCCGTGTGGGCGGGGACGAAGAGATCTCCGGTCGGCAGCATCTGCAGCGGGGCCGCCCACGGGCCGTAGATCGTGCGGTGGTACGGGGTGTCGGTGCGGCCGGCGACCATGGTCGTCCACGCCTGCTCGCCGGTGCCCGCCTCGAGCGCGTGGACCTGGCCGTCGCTGCTGCCGGTGAAGACCAGCTTTCCGTCGGTGCAGGCCTGTCCGGTGAAGGTGCCGCCGATGTCTGCCTGCCAGACCGGGGATCCGTCCAGGCTCAGCAGGAAGAAGGTGGTGCCCGCGGCGACGCCGATCCGTGGGCCGTCGGGAAGGTCCAGGACGGCGATCTCGCACTGGACCGGGGCGCCCAGGTCGTAGCTCCACACCGTGCGGCCGGTCTCCGCCTCGAGGGCATAAAGCTGGTGGTCGGCGCTGCCGATCAGGACGGTCTTCTCGTCCGGGGCCATGACCGGGGCCTTGTAGACCCCGCCCAGCTCACGCTGCCATGCGGACTGCGCGCCGCCGGTGCCGACGGTCAGTGCTTCGACTGTGCCGTCGGTGGCGGCTGCGATCACCAGGGTCCCGCGCCGGGCCAGACCTGCCATCACGGTGGACATCGACAGCGGGTGGCTCCAGGCCACCTGGGCCGACGACGAAGACGGGACGGTCACCGGGGCGACCGCATTCCACACCGGGTCCTCGCCGCCATCGCTCGCCCGCAGCTGGACGCGATGCTCCCCCGGGGGAAGTGCCGCGACGTCGAGGTGGCCGTCCCAGCGCGGCCCCTGGCCGCGTCGTTCCAAGGGAGTCCACGGCAGCGGCGCCACGCCCTGCGGATAGATCCGCGCCGCCAGCTGCGAGGGCCACTGCGCGCTGCCTCGCCCTTCGCTGCGGGCCCGCACCGTGACCTCCTCCCGGTCACCGGAGAGGTCCACGTCCAGTGGGCCGAAATCGTCCCCGGGCCCGGACTCGCCCAGCGGCGCCTCGGTGACCAGGCTTTCGGTCGCCTCGCCCGAGGCAGGGACGTGTACCTCGGTGAGTGCGAGCCGGTCCTCGTCCGCGTCGGTGATGCGCTCGGCCCAGTAGTAGACCGGAGCCTGCATGAGGGCATCGCCGACCACGTGCGTAAGCCCGTTGAACTTCCGGACCTGCAGCTTGTGGATGTGCCCGGCGAACATCGCGCGCACGCGGTACGGCTCGATGATCTCCAGCAGCTTCTGCGCGTTGTTGACGAACTGGTGGTCGTCGCTGAGCGGGAAATGGTTGAACATGATGATCGGCACGTCGTCGGGCACGTTCTTCAGGTCCGCGCGGAGGAACTCCAGCGACTCCTCGCTGAACTGATAGGAGGGCCACTGCTGGGAGACCAGCGGATCCAGTCCGATCATGTGGAGTCCGGCGGCGTCGAAGCTGTGGCGGCCGGGGCCGAAGTGCCGGTGGTATTCCTCCCAGGCGTCCGCGTTCCACTGGGTCTCGTGGTTTCCCGGGACGTAGTGGATGCGGGAGGCGAGACCCGGCGGGACGGCGGAGAGATAGTGCTCGACCCCGTCGGCCCCGCCGAACTCGGTGATGTCGCCGCAGTGCAGCACGAAGTCCGGATCCCGCGACTCGATGTGCTCCAGGACCCTCGCCACGGTTTTCGTCTCCTCGGGGGCGGCGCCGTCAAGCTGTGAATCCGCGATCACGGCGAAACGTGCGGAAGGCTGCGGCGGCGAGTTCTCGGCCTGCGCCGCTGAGGTGGCCCCCGCGGCGGCGGCGCCGGCCAGCGTGGCACCCAGCAGGCGGCGGCGGGTGAGGCCCGCCTCGGGACCGGCTCCGGTCGGGATCATCGAGTGGTCGGCGGGTCGCTGCCTCATGGAACCTGTCCTTCGTCTCGCGGTGCTGGACTGCTGCGTCGTCGGCCGTTGCCTGGAACCACGCCACGAGCCGTCGATCGGGTTCAGGAGGTGTCGATCCCGTTCCCGATGCTGTCCGTGGCGGTGCGTGCCCGGGCCGGAGGCGACCGGGGGTCACCGTCGCCGACGCGCTCGCTTGTTATTCGTCTCACCGTAGAGTGGATGCGAGCCGAAAGGTGCCTGTTGCAGTGAATCGTGGGTGACCGGCCAAGGAACTCCGGACTATCCGGGGCTCGACTGTTCGCTCCAGGTGCCCGACCCTCGTCGTCGCATCCCCGTACTCGCATGTGCAGTGCTTCGCGCATCCGGGCGCGTCCTGGGGAACACCTACCGGGCGAGCCGTGCTGAAGGCGGCGACGCATCCCCTCACGCATGAAACCGGGCCGTCACCGCTGCGATGTGCAGCGACGACGACCCGGTCTTCCCAGGCGGCGGCCCTCACGGGCGGGGCCCTGGTGCGTATCACCCCGGGATGGCGACCGGGACCCGTGCCCGTCAGATCAGGCCTTCCCGTAGGCCCAGGACGACCAGCCGCCGAAGCCCTCGGCGTCCATCCGGATCGCCACCCAGCGGCCCTCCTTGATGTTGCCGGCGCCGTCCGGGGTGCCGAGGTTGAACACCTGCTCGCGGTCGAAGCCAAGGAAGGTGTCGGTGTCGAGCAGTCCGTACGGGGCGCCGCTCGCATCGGCGGAGTGATAGACCTTCACCTCGACCCGGACGCCGTAGTTCTTCTTCCCCACCCGGATCTCCAGAAGGTCGCCATACGGTTCGAACACCGCGCTCTGCACGGAGCCGTCGTTGAAGGTGGCGCTGACCGCCGCGATGTACCCACCCGTGTCCATGTTGTCCTCGACGTAGCTCTGGCATGCGTAGTCGGACTCGGTGCCGTAGCCCCTCTCGTCCCGGCCTTCGCCCCGTGCAGCGGGCGCCAGACCCGCCACCACGGCGGTCGCGGCGAGCCCGAAGCCCGCTCGTCGGGTCACGCGGTGGTTCAGTCCGGTCGTGAGATGCGTTTTCATCGCAGTGGTCTCCCCTTCGTAGATAGCGACTCTGCTCTCTGTGCGCTCACGGATCGTGGTGAGCTCCCGGTAGCCGACCACATCCCGTGCTAACGGGTCAAGGGGTTCGTAGACCATTAGGAGAGGTGGGGCGCTCACCCCGCTGTCGGGTCGGTGATCGCCCCGCGCTCCGGGAGGGCGGGAGCGGGCAGAAAGGTCGCTTCTGTCGCGCCGAGGCGGAACGGTGGCGCGACCAGGCACATGGGGGCATGCCCGGGCGTACCATTAGAGTCATGGATCAGCTGCCCGCCGTCCTGTCGAATCCCACCTTCACCGCATTCCTGCGCTCCGAACCGCTCGCGGTGGACCTGGTCAACACCCGCCTGTTCCTCGAGGACTCCTGGGTGGATCTGCTCGATGACCGGCCGACGCGGCAGGAGTGGCTGATCGCGGAGGTCGGACGTCTCGGCGTCGGCGGGGAGGACGCCGTCGGGTTCACCGATGCCGCCGTCGACGACCTGCGACCGGTGCGCACGCACGCCGCAGCGGCCATCGACGCCGTCCGCCACGGCGCAGCCCCGTCGGCCCGCAGTCTCTCCGGCCTCAACCGTGCCCTCCGCGCCGCGCCGGTCGTCCCGCAGCTGCACTGGGACGGCCACGCCGTGGTCGCGGCGACCACTCGACGTTCCGGGCCGCTCGGGCCGCGTCTGGCGGCCGGATTCGCCCACGCCACCCTGGACCTCCTCACCGGCTCCGACATCAGCCAGGTCCGGCGCTGCGAAGCTCCTTCGTGCGTGATGCTGTTCCAGGCCAGGAACGCCAGGCGCCGCTGGTGCACCCCGTCCATCTGCGGCAACCGCACCCGCGTGGCGCGCTACTACCGGCGCCATAGCTCAGAGGGGTAGACGGGGCGGCTGGGTGAGGCCCGATGGGGGCGCGGGCCATCGGTGCGCGTGCCTGTGGTGGACTGGCGTCATGGCTGTGAACACGATGTGGCCGCGTCGGACCTCGCGTCTCCACCTCCGCGAGATGGAGCCCGGCGACGTCGCGCGCATCGTGCAGATCAGGCAGCTTCCCGAGGTGGATCGCTGGCTGCTGATCGACGCGGTCGATCCCGGCCAGTACCGCGAGCAGCTGCTGTCTGACATCGGCGACCCGCGTCACCACGAGATCGTCGCCGTGCGAGAGGACGCAGTCATCGCCCACGCCGGCATCACCGTGCTCGATCCCCGGGCCCAGGCCAGCGCCTCGCAGGCCCGCGGTGAAGGGGGTATCGGATACGTGCTGGACCCCGCCTGCGCTGGTCAAGGACTTACGACCGAGATCGCCGAAGAGCTTCTGCTCGTGGCCTTCGAGGAGCTCGATCTGCACCGCGTCACCTCCGACACCCTCGCCGGCAACATCGCCTCCTGGCGGGTGCTGGAGAAGATCGGGATGCGGCGCGAGAAGCACGCGCTGTCCAGCGTGTGGCACCGCGAGCTGGGCTGGGTCGACGAGTACGAGTACGCGATCCTCCGCCAGGAGTGGCTCCGCCGCAGCGAGGGGTGACCGGCGGGTCAGCGGGCCCCGTCGTGGATCGTCACCGCCCTCGCGCAGCGAGCCTCGCCACGAGCCCCGACGGCGCGAATCCCGCGACCGTGTAGATCGCCCGGTACCGCCGGCTCGGCACGGAGACGGCCTTGCCCCGCTCGACATCTCGCAACGACTCGGTGACCACCCGTGGTGCCTCGAGCCAGAGCCAGCTCGGGATGCCCTCCTTGCCCTTCGGCAACCCGAGCCGTGCGTGGAAGTCCGTGTGCGTGTAGCCGGGGCACACGGCCGTGACGGTGACCCCGCGGGATCTGTACTGCGTGTTCGCCCAGCGGGAGAACATCACCAGCCATGCCTTGCAGGCGGCGTAGGTGGAGCGGGGCATCACGGCGGAGGCCGAGGCGATGGTGAGGATGGTGCCCGAGCGCCGGGCCAGCATGCTCGGCAGCACGGCGTGCATGAGGCGCATCGGCACCTCGTCGTGCAGCCGGAGGTGACGCACCTCGTCCTCGATGTCGTTGGTCTCGAAGGCCAGCGGCAGCCCGAACCCGGCGCTGTTGATCAGGGTCTCGACGGGCCGGTCCGGGTCGGTGAGCCGGTCCGTGACCGCGGCGATGCCGTCGGGGGACGACAGGTCCGCGGCCAGCACCTCGACGTCGGCCGCTCCCTCGCGCGTCAGCTCGGCGATCAGCTCTTCGAGCCGGGTGGCATCCCGGGCGACGAGCACGAGGAGGTCGCCGCGTCGGGCGAGCTGGCGCGCGTACTCGGTGCCGATCCCGGAGCTGGCGCCGGTGATCAGGGACGTCGATGTCATGATCTCGAGGGTAGCCACCGCCGGGTGTCGGGGGAGTCCACCGGAGATCGACGCGAACGGCATGTGGGGCCCTTCGGCGCGACGACGCGCACGGGGTGGGCGGAAGACTCCGCATAATGGACGAATGGTGTCCCTGCCGACGAACCCTTACAAGCTCTCCATGATCGTGATAGCGGTGGCGATGGTGATCGTCGTGGCGGGCTACATGGTCTTCCGTGCGGTGACCGCGCCGTCTCTGGAGGGGCGGGTGCTCTGGCACGAGAAGACCGCGGTGTCCCAGCTGGGCCCGAACGGCTGGATCGCTCTGCGCAGCGACGGCGACGTCATGATGCAGAACGTCGTCACGGGCGAGCAGTACGTCGGCGCATCGGACGGGCAGCTGGCCTATGTTCTGCCGGACGGCGGGTACCTCGATGCCTACGACACCCTCGTGATCCACGGCTCTGACGAGGACGAGGGCATCCGCTTGGAGCGGGAGCAGATCGGTGTCGGCGTCGAGAGCATTGCGGGCCTGGAAGCCGGTCCCCCCGAGATCCTCGGCGTCTCGGAGACGACGGTCGCCGTTCTGTCCTGCTTCGCGGCCGAATCGGAGTTGCTGGGGTCGGAAGCGCCCGGTGGGCACACGGTCATGGCGGGGTTCTCTCTGGCAGACGGAGAACGGCTGTGGGCGCGCGACACCGGGCAGGGCTGCGTCGGCACGGACCTCTTCTCTCCTCCCGTGGCGTCGGTGGGCGCCATGGACTACGTGATGACCTACGACGGCGACCAGGCGACGGTCACCGACCTGGCCGACGGGAGGATCGCCGCCACGTGGCCGGATTCTCCCCGGTACTCCGATCGGTTCGACGACGATTCGGTGATCCTGCAGGACGGGCTCGCCCTCCGCCGCACCGGCGAGACCACCATGGAGGTGGTCGACCTGGAGGAGGGGGAGACGCTCGCCGAGACCAGCTGCGCCGATGCCCGACTGATGGACCCGGGGCCGACGGTGAACCTCTCCTCCGAGGCCGCGCTGGCCGTCGAATGCGGGGAGGAGGAGGTGCGGGTCTTCGAGCGCGACGCGCAGGAGTTCACCACGATCCAGGCCCCGTCCCTCCGCATCGTCCCGGACGGCGGCTCGGCCGTGTACGACAAGTACATCCTCAGCCGGGACGGCGAGACCGTGACCATCACCGACGGTCTCAGCGGCACCGAGATCGGCAGCTTCTCCGCTCCCGTGGAGATGCGGACCTCGAACACCGCCGCACGTGGCCGCGTGCTCCTGATGTACATCCGAACGGACAGCGGCGAGTTCGCCGAGCAGCAGATGATCGCGGTCGACCTGCGCACGGCGGACATGCTCATCACCGACTCCCGCGGACTGAGGGTCGGGGCCGGCGTCGATCCGTCCGGGTTCGCGCTGGCCTCCTCCGGCGAGTTCGTGGACCACGGCGGCGGCCGGTACGGGGACGACTGGACCGAGCACCGGATGGAATCGTGGCTCGTCGGAGTCGACGGGACCCCGATCGACAGCTGAGCGCCCGTCGCGCGCGATGCCGCCGTCTGCGGGATGCAGGCCCACGGCGGCCAGGCGTCGGTGCCCTCCGCGCCCATCCGGATGGCCACCCAGCGGCCCTCCGTGATGTTCCCGTACCGTCCGGGGCGCCGTCGGACTTGACGCCGGCCGGACCTGACGTCCGCTCACCGATTACCGTGTCCCCATGACTCCCGCCGACGGCTCCGAGGCCGATTTCCGCCGCCGCTTCGACGAGATCGTCGCGGACATGCCCGCCGACCAGATCCACGAGCTGCTCGGAACTCTGCTTGGCGGTGGCTCCGACGTCGGCGCCGTACCGCCGGCTCCCGATCTGCGCCGCGCGCCGCTCGACCAGCCCGCGATCCTCACGATGCGCCTGGACCTCGAGGGCGCGACACCGCCCATCTGGCGGCGGCTCGAGCTGCGCAGCGACCTCACGCTCGCCGAGCTGCATCGCATCATCCAGATCAGCTTCGACTGGATGGACTCCCATCTGCACCGCTTCGCGCTCGGCGGGAGCCCCTTCGACCCCAGCGCCCAGCTGTTCCTGTGCCCCTTCGACGTCGAGGAGGGGGAGGACGAGGGCCTGCCGGAGGCCGAGGTGCGGCTCGACGAGGCCGTGCAGGAGGTGGGCGACACGCTCCGCTACGTCTACGACTACGGCGACGACTGGCAGGTCCGGCTGAAGGTCGAGGCGGTCCGTCCGGCACCCGAGGACGCTCCGGCCGCGGTCGTCGTCGGCGGTCGTCGCGCTGGGCCGCCCGAGGACTCCGGCGGCATCACCGACGCCGAGAGCCTGGCCGAGGTGCTGGCGGATCCGGCCCATTTCGACCTCGACGCGGTGCAGCAGGCGCTGGAGGCCGAGGAGCGCGGCCTGCTGGTGCCCGGAGCGCATCCAGCGCTCGCGGAGGTCGTCGAAGCCCTGGACGGGACGCCCGCCGCGTACGAGGTCTCGCTGCGCCTGATCGACGTGGTCAGCGCCCCGGAGCCGCCCGAGGAGGACGAGCTGGCCTCGGCGCTGCATCCCGTGCTGTGGTTCCTGGACCGTGCCGGGGACGGCGGCATCGCCCTCACCCAGGCGGGATACATGAAACCGGACATGGTCATCGCTGCCAGCATCGTCGTGCCGGACCAGGACACCTGGTACGGGAAGAACAACCGCGAGACGCTCGCGATCCACGTCCTGGACTTCCGCGAGGCGCTGCAGAGCGTGAAGCTGCTGCGCAAGTACAAGGGGCAGCTGCTGCCCACCCGTCGGGCGGCCGCAGCGAAGACCGATCCCGGTGCCGTCTGGGAGCTGCTGGTCGAGACGCTGATCCCGCAGAAGGAGGGGTTCGTCCGGGAGGCGACCGCGCTGCTGCTGCTCCACATCGCCGGCATGCGACCGGGGGAGTCGGTCTCCTTCGACCAGGTGGCCGAGGAGCTCACCCAGCGCGGCTGGCGGGTGGGCGGCGACCCCGTGGGCTTCATGAGCATCCGGGAGCTGCCGGCCGTCTCCCTGCTGCGCAGCTTCACCCCGGCTGAGGAGGGAACGAGCCGGGCGCTCGAGTCCTTCTCGCCCGTGGCTCGGACCCTGGCGGCGACGGTCCTGGCCCCGCCGATCAGCGAGGACTGACGGCGAAGCACCGGATCGGGGTCCGTCGGGCGGACCGAGCGGTCTTCCCCCCAGGGTCTGCTGGGGCTGAGAGATACGGTGGCCGACCGAGACCACCGGACACGGCACCCGCATGACGCAGGATCGATGCCGCCGTGTCCGCGCCGACGCGAAAGGCTGGTGCGCATGAGCGGCGATGCCGATACCCTCCGACAGCTCCTCACCTCGATCGACGGCCGCGGATACGGTTCCTACAAGCAGCTGAAGGGCTCCTACGACCTGGGATCCTGCCGCCTGCTGATCGACCACGTGCAGGTGGATCCCTTCGCGCCGCCGTCCCTGATGCGCCTCGTCGTCGACGCCGGCACCGCTGCTCTCCCCGAAGACCTCATCAGCGACCGTCACGGACACGTCGCGACCACCGACTACCTGGCCCGCGCCGTCGCCGCCACCTCGCACTCCATCGAGGGGGTCAGCATCGGGACCCCGCAGCAGGAGGTCCTCGAGCGCACCAGCGTCGCGATCACCGAGGACGGGGTCGAAGCGCGCATCGCGGTCCAGCTGCCTGCCTCCGGCCGTCGGGTCCGAGGTCGCCAGGCCGCGCGGCTGCTCACCGAGGACCTGCCCCGGATCGCCCGGGCCGCCCTGGTCCATGTCAGCCTCGACGCGGCGGCCCTGCACGCCCACGTCACCCTCCACCGCGACCAGGAGGCCCTGCGCGATCAGCTCGCCGAGCGCGGCCTGGTGGCCTTCGTCGGCGACGGCGCGATCCTGCCGCGCCGCTCCGGCGACTCCGACCTGCCCCTGCAGCAGGGAGCCGTCCCGTTCCGCAGCCCCGAGACCCTGCAGGTCAGCTTCGACCTGCCCAGCGGTGCCCGGGTGGCCGGGATGGGCGTCCCCGACGGGATCACCGTCATCGTCGGCGGTGGATACCACGGCAAATCCACGCTGCTGCGCGCCATCGAACGCGGCGTCTACCCGCATCGCCTCAGCGACGGCCGCGAATGGGTGATCACCCGGGACGACGTGGCCTCCGTCCGCGCCGAGGACGGGCGCTCCGTGGCCGGGGTCGACATCTCCCCGTTCATCACCGGCCTGCCCTCGGGCACCGATACCCGCAGCTTCTCGACCACCAACGCCTCGGGCTCGACCTCGCAGGCCGCCACCCTCGTCGAGGCGGTCGACGCGGGTGCGTCAGCGCTGCTGATCGACGAGGACACCTCGGCGACCAACTTCATGATCCGCGACGAGCGCATGCGCCGGCTGATCCCCGCCGAGCGCGAACCCATCACCCCGTTCGTCGACCGCATCCGCCCGCTGCACACCGAACGCGGAGTCTCCACCGTGCTGGTGGCGGGAGGGTCCGGGGCCTTCTTCGACGTCGCCGACCACGTGATCGCCCTGGACGAGTACGTGCCCCACGATGTCACCGAGCAGGCCCGCGCGCTCGCGGACGACGCGAGCTCGCTGCCCGACGAACCGGTGTTCGGGCCGTCGCGGGCCCGGGTCCCGGCCGCCGGGGCTCTGCGTCCGCCGGGGAAGACCAAGCCGGCCACGGGGCGCGGACGCGAGACCGTCCGGTTCGGGCGCGAGAACATCGACCTGGCGGCCGTGTCCCAGCTGGTCGATGCCGCACAGACCGAGGCCATCGCCAAGGCTCTCGACCGCCTGGCCGACCTGCTGGACCAGGCGGGACCGGCCGAGCGCACCGGGTCGTCGGACTCCGGCCTCACGCTCGACGCGGCGATCTCCGACGTGTTCGACCGCCTCGACGCCGAGGGCCTCGAGGCGCTCTCACCCCATCGCGGC encodes the following:
- a CDS encoding PQQ-binding-like beta-propeller repeat protein, with the protein product MRQRPADHSMIPTGAGPEAGLTRRRLLGATLAGAAAAGATSAAQAENSPPQPSARFAVIADSQLDGAAPEETKTVARVLEHIESRDPDFVLHCGDITEFGGADGVEHYLSAVPPGLASRIHYVPGNHETQWNADAWEEYHRHFGPGRHSFDAAGLHMIGLDPLVSQQWPSYQFSEESLEFLRADLKNVPDDVPIIMFNHFPLSDDHQFVNNAQKLLEIIEPYRVRAMFAGHIHKLQVRKFNGLTHVVGDALMQAPVYYWAERITDADEDRLALTEVHVPASGEATESLVTEAPLGESGPGDDFGPLDVDLSGDREEVTVRARSEGRGSAQWPSQLAARIYPQGVAPLPWTPLERRGQGPRWDGHLDVAALPPGEHRVQLRASDGGEDPVWNAVAPVTVPSSSSAQVAWSHPLSMSTVMAGLARRGTLVIAAATDGTVEALTVGTGGAQSAWQRELGGVYKAPVMAPDEKTVLIGSADHQLYALEAETGRTVWSYDLGAPVQCEIAVLDLPDGPRIGVAAGTTFFLLSLDGSPVWQADIGGTFTGQACTDGKLVFTGSSDGQVHALEAGTGEQAWTTMVAGRTDTPYHRTIYGPWAAPLQMLPTGDLFVPAHTGATTLSADSGEVRWSVDGLHRVQFTRPVISEFGVLVIDGKNGAVLLLEEATGETLWQDGPETLPFVPGSSASWGSSPVPTADPAIYWMVSTAGLLVRIDLAQPEITTVLKVSNTYTMSTPAPLADEGLDLLVTIDNTGLVRGITGLGEVAG
- a CDS encoding CGNR zinc finger domain-containing protein — translated: MDQLPAVLSNPTFTAFLRSEPLAVDLVNTRLFLEDSWVDLLDDRPTRQEWLIAEVGRLGVGGEDAVGFTDAAVDDLRPVRTHAAAAIDAVRHGAAPSARSLSGLNRALRAAPVVPQLHWDGHAVVAATTRRSGPLGPRLAAGFAHATLDLLTGSDISQVRRCEAPSCVMLFQARNARRRWCTPSICGNRTRVARYYRRHSSEG
- a CDS encoding GNAT family N-acetyltransferase codes for the protein MAVNTMWPRRTSRLHLREMEPGDVARIVQIRQLPEVDRWLLIDAVDPGQYREQLLSDIGDPRHHEIVAVREDAVIAHAGITVLDPRAQASASQARGEGGIGYVLDPACAGQGLTTEIAEELLLVAFEELDLHRVTSDTLAGNIASWRVLEKIGMRREKHALSSVWHRELGWVDEYEYAILRQEWLRRSEG
- a CDS encoding SDR family NAD(P)-dependent oxidoreductase, whose amino-acid sequence is MTSTSLITGASSGIGTEYARQLARRGDLLVLVARDATRLEELIAELTREGAADVEVLAADLSSPDGIAAVTDRLTDPDRPVETLINSAGFGLPLAFETNDIEDEVRHLRLHDEVPMRLMHAVLPSMLARRSGTILTIASASAVMPRSTYAACKAWLVMFSRWANTQYRSRGVTVTAVCPGYTHTDFHARLGLPKGKEGIPSWLWLEAPRVVTESLRDVERGKAVSVPSRRYRAIYTVAGFAPSGLVARLAARGR
- a CDS encoding plasmid pRiA4b ORF-3 family protein → MTPADGSEADFRRRFDEIVADMPADQIHELLGTLLGGGSDVGAVPPAPDLRRAPLDQPAILTMRLDLEGATPPIWRRLELRSDLTLAELHRIIQISFDWMDSHLHRFALGGSPFDPSAQLFLCPFDVEEGEDEGLPEAEVRLDEAVQEVGDTLRYVYDYGDDWQVRLKVEAVRPAPEDAPAAVVVGGRRAGPPEDSGGITDAESLAEVLADPAHFDLDAVQQALEAEERGLLVPGAHPALAEVVEALDGTPAAYEVSLRLIDVVSAPEPPEEDELASALHPVLWFLDRAGDGGIALTQAGYMKPDMVIAASIVVPDQDTWYGKNNRETLAIHVLDFREALQSVKLLRKYKGQLLPTRRAAAAKTDPGAVWELLVETLIPQKEGFVREATALLLLHIAGMRPGESVSFDQVAEELTQRGWRVGGDPVGFMSIRELPAVSLLRSFTPAEEGTSRALESFSPVARTLAATVLAPPISED
- a CDS encoding ABC-ATPase domain-containing protein codes for the protein MSGDADTLRQLLTSIDGRGYGSYKQLKGSYDLGSCRLLIDHVQVDPFAPPSLMRLVVDAGTAALPEDLISDRHGHVATTDYLARAVAATSHSIEGVSIGTPQQEVLERTSVAITEDGVEARIAVQLPASGRRVRGRQAARLLTEDLPRIARAALVHVSLDAAALHAHVTLHRDQEALRDQLAERGLVAFVGDGAILPRRSGDSDLPLQQGAVPFRSPETLQVSFDLPSGARVAGMGVPDGITVIVGGGYHGKSTLLRAIERGVYPHRLSDGREWVITRDDVASVRAEDGRSVAGVDISPFITGLPSGTDTRSFSTTNASGSTSQAATLVEAVDAGASALLIDEDTSATNFMIRDERMRRLIPAEREPITPFVDRIRPLHTERGVSTVLVAGGSGAFFDVADHVIALDEYVPHDVTEQARALADDASSLPDEPVFGPSRARVPAAGALRPPGKTKPATGRGRETVRFGRENIDLAAVSQLVDAAQTEAIAKALDRLADLLDQAGPAERTGSSDSGLTLDAAISDVFDRLDAEGLEALSPHRGHPGHLARPRPLEVHAAANRYRGLRLDQG